One Pseudomonas entomophila genomic window carries:
- a CDS encoding REP-associated tyrosine transposase, translating to MPTPQGSQLRRGRYSEPGRLYVLTTVTHHRQPLFLDFHHARTAIRFLRQADQEGQCRSLAWVVMPDHVHWLVELKAASLSTLMRYFKARSSHALRKAGVSCTPVWQAGFHDRALRREDDVVMVARYIVANPLRAGLVDKVGRYPHWDAVWL from the coding sequence ATGCCCACTCCCCAAGGCAGCCAACTGCGCCGCGGCAGATACTCGGAGCCAGGCAGGCTCTACGTACTGACCACCGTCACCCACCATCGCCAGCCCCTGTTCCTCGACTTCCACCACGCACGAACGGCCATCCGATTCCTGCGCCAGGCTGACCAGGAAGGCCAATGCCGATCACTGGCCTGGGTCGTGATGCCCGATCACGTTCATTGGCTGGTCGAATTGAAAGCGGCGTCGCTGAGCACATTGATGCGTTATTTCAAGGCGCGATCGAGCCATGCGTTGCGCAAGGCCGGAGTTAGTTGCACACCCGTCTGGCAGGCCGGTTTTCACGACCGCGCGTTGCGGCGGGAAGACGATGTGGTCATGGTCGCGAGGTACATCGTCGCCAATCCGCTGAGAGCGGGGTTGGTGGATAAGGTAGGCAGATACCCGCATTGGGATGCGGTCTGGCTTTAG
- a CDS encoding alpha/beta hydrolase — protein MSLHPDLAGFLELVEMGRLMGNSQPMHQLSVEQARRDFASSSAILDPSPPAALEVTELSIVARDGAALAARLYRGEGPRPAAQPTILYLHGGGYVVGSLDSHDSVCRRLAADGRFAVLAADYRLAPEQRFPTASNDVLDVADWLAAQAATLGLDAARVAVAGDSVGATLATVLALAAQKGETRLAPVAQLLFYPVTDTSRERDSHVRYAEGYLLESATLRWFYDLYLAEPRQRLDWRASPLLIEQLPAQVPSFVSLAGHDPLYDEGVAWAERLRASGTEVTLDLQPQLTHDFLRMSGMVPQVQGIYERALEWLFQRC, from the coding sequence ATGTCTCTGCATCCCGACCTTGCCGGCTTTCTCGAACTGGTGGAAATGGGGCGATTGATGGGCAACAGCCAGCCGATGCACCAGTTGAGCGTCGAGCAGGCGCGCCGCGATTTCGCCAGCAGCTCGGCCATTCTCGACCCGAGCCCGCCCGCGGCGCTCGAGGTGACCGAACTGAGCATCGTCGCGCGCGATGGCGCCGCGCTGGCGGCGCGCCTGTACCGCGGCGAAGGCCCGCGCCCGGCGGCGCAGCCGACCATTCTCTACCTGCATGGCGGTGGTTATGTCGTCGGCAGCCTGGATTCCCATGACTCGGTGTGCCGCCGCCTGGCGGCCGATGGCCGTTTCGCGGTGCTGGCGGCGGACTACCGCCTGGCGCCCGAGCAGCGTTTCCCCACGGCCAGCAATGACGTGCTGGATGTGGCTGACTGGTTGGCCGCCCAGGCCGCGACGCTGGGCCTGGACGCCGCGCGGGTGGCGGTGGCCGGCGACAGCGTCGGCGCCACCTTGGCCACGGTATTGGCGTTGGCGGCCCAGAAGGGGGAAACGCGCCTGGCGCCCGTCGCCCAGTTGCTGTTCTATCCGGTGACCGACACCAGCCGCGAGCGTGACTCCCATGTTCGCTACGCCGAGGGTTACCTGCTGGAAAGCGCGACCCTGCGCTGGTTCTACGACCTGTACCTGGCCGAGCCCCGGCAGCGCCTGGACTGGCGGGCCTCGCCGTTGTTGATCGAGCAGCTGCCGGCGCAGGTGCCCAGCTTCGTCAGCCTGGCCGGGCATGATCCGCTGTATGACGAGGGGGTGGCGTGGGCCGAGCGGCTGCGGGCCAGCGGGACCGAGGTGACCCTCGATTTGCAGCCGCAGTTGACCCATGATTTCCTGCGCATGTCCGGCATGGTGCCGCAGGTGCAGGGGATTTATGAGCGGGCGCTGGAGTGGCTTTTCCAGCGTTGTTGA